From Hymenobacter sedentarius, a single genomic window includes:
- a CDS encoding sodium/sugar symporter: protein MNKLSTIDYIVFFVYFIIVSGYGIWIYRRKTGHDGTLEGDSKDYFLAEGSLTWWAIGSSLIASNISAEQFVGMSGSGFKMGLAIATYEWMAAITLVVVATFFIPVYLKNHIFTMPQFLNQRYNSTVAMIMAIFWLALYIVVNLTSILYLGAIAISSIAGLNLDFCLYALAAFAVLITLGGMKVIGFTDVIQVFFLILGGLATTYLALNLVAEHSGQTGVLNGFHLMTQQAGDHFQMIFKKDNPNFIDLPGLTVLLGGMWIVNLNYWGCNQYITQRALGADLPTARAGILFAAFLKLLMPVIVVLPGIAAYVLYKSDVFSTEMMQNGELNPDRAYPVLLNILPVGLKGLSFAALTAAVVASLAGKANSIATIFTLDVYKKVINPEASEKKLVHVGKAAVIVAMILGVLIAPHLGIDKKGGFQYIQEYTGFVSPGIFAMFILGFFWKKTTSSAALFATIGGFLLSVLFKFLPNFTDLSFLAPFGFAVKNADGVYEIPFLDRMGFVFAICIVAMVLISLFETSRGVKTNGLEVDRSMFKTTRGFAIGSIAIMVILTTLYTIYW from the coding sequence ATGAACAAGCTCTCTACGATTGATTACATCGTTTTCTTCGTTTACTTCATCATTGTATCCGGCTACGGCATCTGGATTTACCGGCGCAAAACCGGCCACGATGGTACCCTGGAGGGCGATTCCAAAGACTACTTCCTCGCCGAAGGCTCCCTGACGTGGTGGGCCATCGGCTCCTCGCTCATCGCCTCCAACATCTCGGCCGAGCAGTTTGTGGGCATGTCGGGTTCGGGTTTCAAAATGGGCCTGGCCATTGCCACCTACGAATGGATGGCGGCCATCACGCTGGTGGTTGTGGCCACGTTCTTCATCCCGGTGTATCTGAAGAATCACATCTTCACGATGCCCCAGTTCCTGAACCAGCGCTACAACAGCACCGTGGCCATGATTATGGCCATTTTCTGGCTGGCGCTCTACATCGTCGTCAACCTGACCTCGATTCTCTACCTCGGCGCCATCGCCATTAGCAGCATCGCCGGCCTCAACCTCGACTTCTGCCTGTACGCGCTGGCCGCGTTTGCCGTGCTTATCACGCTAGGGGGCATGAAGGTAATTGGCTTTACCGACGTAATCCAGGTGTTCTTCCTGATTCTGGGCGGCTTGGCCACCACCTACCTAGCCCTGAACCTCGTGGCCGAGCACAGCGGCCAGACCGGCGTGCTCAACGGCTTCCACCTGATGACGCAGCAAGCCGGCGACCACTTCCAGATGATATTCAAGAAGGACAACCCCAACTTCATCGACCTGCCCGGCCTGACCGTGCTGCTCGGCGGCATGTGGATTGTGAACCTGAACTACTGGGGCTGCAACCAATACATCACCCAGCGCGCCCTCGGCGCCGACCTGCCCACGGCCCGCGCCGGCATCCTGTTTGCCGCGTTCCTCAAGCTGCTCATGCCCGTGATTGTGGTGCTGCCCGGCATCGCTGCCTACGTGCTGTACAAATCCGACGTGTTTAGCACGGAAATGATGCAGAACGGCGAGCTTAACCCCGACCGCGCCTACCCGGTGCTGCTCAACATCCTGCCCGTGGGCCTGAAGGGCCTTTCCTTCGCCGCGCTCACGGCGGCCGTGGTGGCCTCGCTGGCCGGCAAAGCCAACAGCATTGCCACCATCTTCACCCTCGACGTCTACAAGAAAGTTATTAACCCCGAGGCTTCGGAAAAGAAGCTGGTGCACGTGGGCAAGGCCGCCGTTATCGTGGCCATGATTTTGGGCGTGCTCATCGCGCCGCACCTGGGCATCGACAAGAAAGGCGGTTTCCAGTACATTCAGGAATATACGGGCTTCGTGTCGCCGGGTATTTTTGCCATGTTCATCCTGGGCTTCTTCTGGAAAAAGACCACCTCGTCGGCGGCGCTGTTCGCTACCATCGGTGGCTTCCTGCTGTCGGTGCTGTTCAAGTTCCTGCCCAATTTCACGGACCTTTCGTTCCTGGCGCCTTTTGGGTTTGCGGTGAAGAACGCCGACGGCGTGTATGAAATCCCGTTCCTAGACCGGATGGGCTTTGTGTTCGCCATCTGCATCGTGGCCATGGTGCTCATCAGCTTGTTTGAAACCAGCCGCGGCGTAAAAACCAACGGCCTG
- a CDS encoding S9 family peptidase, translating to MNKYLLLASLALPLAGHAQTTPTPRALRLSDLAQLRDVADPQLSPDGAWAAYTVTRADTAADKRNADVWMARTDGSQNLRITTDPKSETKPRFSPDGKYLSFLSSRGEDDAGDAQLWLLNRAGGEAEKVTKLRGSVSDYVWAPDGKRIALIIRDADPDSLSAAQKTKKKTAPPIVIDRFQFKQDIDGYLNKQRQHLYVFDVATRKLVNLTPGAYDEYLPAWSPDGKQLVFSSKRGADPDRHNNFDLFLIDAQSGATARPLTTSELPDSAPRYGSRPAWSPDGKSIAFVQGGPKEQLVYALHQLMVVPASGGTPRALTAGLDRNTTKPQWAPDGKSLYFLLEDDRAVSLARVPAAGGKIEKVLTGAREVGDYALARNGQLAVLTGQAQQPNEVFALGKKAALRPLSKQNDEWLRGLTLGDVTPIQAKSKDGTQVSGFLIKPVGYQAGRKYPTLLRIHGGPVSQFGYGFSFEWQYFAANGYAVVVANPRGSSGRGLDYSKAIYADWGNKDTDDVLAVVDYAVAQGLADPDRLGVGGWSYGGIMTDQVIARDQRFKAAVSGASIGNVLAGYGTDQYIRDYETELGTPWKNTDVYLRVSYPFFHADQIHTPTLFLCGEKDFNVPLLNTEQMYQALKSLNVPTQLVIYPGQFHGINTPSYVKDRYARYLAWYNKYLMPKGSASSGQ from the coding sequence ATGAACAAGTATTTACTACTGGCTTCTCTGGCCTTGCCGCTGGCGGGGCACGCCCAAACCACTCCCACGCCGCGGGCTCTGCGCCTGAGCGACCTGGCTCAACTTCGCGACGTGGCCGACCCGCAGCTTTCGCCCGACGGCGCCTGGGCGGCCTACACCGTGACGCGGGCCGACACGGCCGCCGACAAGCGCAACGCCGACGTGTGGATGGCCCGCACCGACGGCTCGCAGAACCTGCGCATCACCACCGACCCCAAAAGCGAAACCAAGCCCCGCTTCAGCCCCGACGGCAAGTACCTGAGCTTCCTGTCGAGCCGCGGCGAGGACGACGCCGGCGATGCCCAGCTCTGGCTGCTGAACCGCGCCGGCGGCGAAGCCGAAAAAGTAACCAAGCTCCGCGGCAGCGTGTCGGACTACGTATGGGCACCCGATGGCAAGCGCATTGCCCTGATTATCCGCGACGCCGACCCCGACTCCCTTTCTGCCGCTCAAAAGACCAAGAAGAAAACCGCGCCGCCCATCGTCATTGACCGGTTTCAGTTCAAACAGGACATCGACGGCTACCTCAACAAGCAGCGCCAGCACCTCTACGTGTTCGACGTGGCCACGCGCAAGCTCGTGAACCTTACGCCCGGCGCGTACGACGAGTACCTGCCCGCCTGGAGCCCCGACGGCAAGCAGCTGGTGTTCTCCAGCAAGCGCGGGGCCGACCCGGACCGCCACAACAACTTCGACCTCTTCCTCATCGATGCCCAGTCCGGGGCCACGGCCCGCCCGCTCACCACGAGCGAATTGCCCGACAGCGCGCCACGCTACGGCAGCCGCCCCGCCTGGAGCCCCGACGGCAAGAGCATTGCCTTCGTGCAGGGCGGCCCCAAGGAGCAGCTGGTGTACGCTCTGCACCAGCTGATGGTGGTGCCCGCCAGTGGCGGCACCCCGCGCGCCCTCACCGCCGGCCTCGACCGCAACACCACCAAGCCCCAGTGGGCCCCCGACGGCAAAAGTCTCTACTTTCTGCTCGAGGATGACCGCGCCGTATCGCTGGCCCGCGTGCCCGCCGCCGGTGGCAAAATTGAAAAAGTACTCACCGGCGCCCGGGAGGTGGGCGACTACGCCCTGGCCCGCAACGGCCAGCTGGCGGTGCTCACGGGCCAGGCCCAGCAGCCCAACGAAGTGTTTGCGCTGGGCAAGAAGGCCGCCCTGCGCCCGCTTTCCAAGCAGAACGACGAGTGGCTGCGCGGCCTCACGCTGGGCGACGTGACGCCCATTCAGGCCAAGAGCAAGGACGGCACGCAAGTGAGCGGCTTCCTTATCAAGCCGGTGGGCTACCAGGCGGGGCGCAAGTACCCCACGCTGCTGCGCATTCACGGCGGGCCGGTGTCGCAGTTTGGCTACGGCTTCTCGTTTGAGTGGCAGTACTTCGCGGCCAATGGCTACGCCGTGGTGGTGGCCAACCCGCGCGGCAGTTCGGGCCGCGGCCTCGACTACAGCAAGGCCATCTACGCCGACTGGGGCAACAAAGACACAGACGACGTACTGGCCGTGGTCGACTACGCCGTGGCTCAGGGCCTGGCCGACCCCGACCGCCTGGGCGTGGGCGGCTGGAGCTACGGCGGCATCATGACCGACCAGGTTATTGCCCGCGACCAGCGCTTTAAAGCCGCGGTGAGCGGCGCCAGCATCGGCAACGTGCTGGCCGGCTACGGCACCGACCAGTACATCCGCGACTATGAAACCGAGCTAGGCACGCCCTGGAAGAACACCGACGTGTACCTGCGCGTGTCGTACCCTTTCTTCCACGCCGACCAGATTCACACGCCCACGCTTTTTCTCTGCGGCGAAAAGGATTTCAACGTGCCCCTGCTCAACACCGAGCAGATGTACCAGGCCCTGAAAAGCCTGAACGTGCCCACGCAGCTCGTTATCTACCCCGGCCAGTTTCACGGCATCAACACGCCCAGCTACGTGAAGGACCGCTACGCCCGCTACCTGGCTTGGTACAACAAGTACCTCATGCCGAAAGGCAGCGCCTCCAGCGGCCAATAA
- a CDS encoding glycoside hydrolase family 88 protein, with translation MKNNLRFLLPLLGLSLLSETASAQTARPAAYSQRMADAFIRWHPDSIVIGSRKTARWDYEQGLMLKALERVWQRTGNAKYFTYIQKDIDQFVQKDGSIRTYKADEYQLDNITTGHALLLLSQVSVPNQDKYIKAAQLLRKQLDTQPRTKEGGFWHKKTYPNQMWLDGLYMAEPFYAEYSRLFNQPAVLDDVAKQFALIEKNLVDPKTGLLYHGYDESREQQWANKTTGQSPNFWDRGIGWYSMALVDVLDYFPQNHPQRPALVKALKRLAPVLAKYQDPKTGTWSLVMTQEGRKGNYAEASGSSMFVYALAKGVRMGYLDKSFAQVARKGYEGLLKSFVATEPGGALAFNGTVSVGGLGGKPYRDGSYDYYLSEPLRKNDLKGVGPFILASTEMEIAAENGIGQNKTVGLDYFFNHEMRKNSITGEPEQWHYTWEERTHGGFWLWGNQLRELGAKTVAIPTAPTAASLKNLSVYIIVDPDTRKESPQPHYIQPADSKAVTDWVKAGGTLVLFANDTANCEIKHFNELTKNFGVQFTDQSVNMVQGSQFEQGKVELNSGKAVFKNAATAYIKELAVLAVQAPAQPLVTNNGKVIMATARLGKGRVFVLGDPWLYNEYVDGRKIPATFENFQAGKDLATWLLSNK, from the coding sequence ATGAAAAACAATCTCCGTTTCCTGCTGCCGCTGCTGGGCCTTTCGCTGTTGAGTGAAACCGCCTCGGCGCAGACGGCGAGACCCGCCGCGTACTCGCAGCGCATGGCCGATGCCTTCATCAGATGGCACCCCGATTCCATTGTCATTGGCTCGCGCAAAACGGCCCGCTGGGACTACGAGCAGGGCCTGATGCTGAAGGCGCTGGAACGCGTGTGGCAGCGCACCGGCAACGCGAAGTATTTCACCTACATTCAGAAAGACATCGACCAGTTTGTGCAGAAGGACGGCAGCATCCGCACCTACAAGGCCGACGAATACCAACTCGACAACATCACCACGGGCCACGCCTTGCTGCTGCTCAGCCAGGTTTCGGTGCCCAACCAGGATAAGTACATCAAAGCCGCGCAGTTGCTCCGCAAGCAGCTCGACACCCAGCCGCGTACCAAAGAGGGCGGCTTCTGGCACAAGAAAACCTACCCCAACCAGATGTGGCTCGATGGCCTGTACATGGCGGAGCCGTTCTATGCCGAGTACAGCCGGCTGTTCAACCAGCCCGCTGTCCTGGACGACGTGGCCAAGCAGTTTGCGCTGATTGAGAAAAACCTGGTGGACCCCAAAACTGGCCTGCTCTACCACGGCTATGACGAAAGCCGCGAGCAGCAGTGGGCCAACAAAACCACCGGCCAGTCGCCCAATTTCTGGGACCGCGGCATCGGCTGGTACAGCATGGCGCTGGTCGATGTGCTCGACTACTTCCCCCAGAACCACCCGCAGCGGCCTGCCCTCGTTAAGGCCCTGAAACGCCTGGCCCCCGTGCTGGCCAAGTACCAGGACCCGAAAACCGGCACCTGGAGCCTGGTAATGACCCAGGAAGGCCGCAAGGGCAACTACGCCGAGGCCTCGGGCAGCAGCATGTTTGTGTACGCGCTGGCTAAGGGCGTGCGCATGGGCTACCTCGATAAAAGCTTCGCCCAGGTGGCCCGGAAGGGCTACGAAGGCCTGCTCAAGTCCTTCGTGGCCACCGAGCCCGGCGGTGCGTTGGCCTTCAATGGCACGGTGAGCGTGGGCGGCCTGGGCGGCAAGCCCTATCGTGACGGCTCCTACGACTACTACCTCAGCGAGCCGCTGCGCAAGAACGACCTGAAGGGCGTCGGCCCGTTCATCCTGGCCAGCACGGAGATGGAGATTGCCGCCGAAAACGGCATCGGCCAGAACAAAACCGTGGGACTGGATTATTTCTTCAACCACGAGATGCGCAAAAACAGCATCACCGGCGAGCCCGAGCAGTGGCACTACACCTGGGAAGAGCGCACGCACGGCGGCTTCTGGCTGTGGGGCAACCAGTTACGGGAGCTGGGCGCAAAGACCGTGGCCATTCCTACCGCGCCTACTGCGGCCAGCCTCAAGAACCTGAGCGTCTACATCATCGTGGACCCCGACACGCGCAAGGAAAGCCCTCAGCCCCACTACATCCAGCCCGCCGACAGCAAGGCCGTAACCGACTGGGTGAAGGCCGGCGGCACGCTGGTGCTCTTCGCCAACGACACGGCCAACTGCGAAATCAAGCACTTCAATGAGCTGACCAAAAACTTCGGCGTGCAGTTCACCGACCAAAGCGTGAACATGGTGCAAGGCAGCCAGTTTGAGCAGGGCAAAGTGGAGCTGAACTCCGGCAAAGCGGTGTTTAAAAACGCCGCGACGGCTTACATCAAGGAGCTAGCTGTGCTGGCCGTGCAGGCGCCGGCCCAGCCACTGGTCACCAACAACGGCAAGGTCATCATGGCCACCGCCAGGTTGGGCAAGGGCCGGGTGTTCGTCCTCGGCGACCCGTGGCTGTATAACGAGTACGTGGACGGCCGCAAGATTCCGGCTACGTTCGAGAACTTCCAGGCCGGCAAGGACCTGGCCACCTGGCTGCTGAGCAACAAGTAG
- a CDS encoding glycosyl hydrolase family 28 protein, translating to MKSTLVLLLAGLAAFLMLAFGPAAEPKTQIFLVGDSTMADKADLTKPERGWGMEFGQYFDGGVVIRNTAVNGRSTKSFLREGRWAKVLQDLKPGDWVFIQFGHNDSKVEDSTRSAPAQTLYRQLLTKFVQEAKQKGANPVLLTPVGRRFFDEAGKRKDDHGEYPGVVREVAKAQKVPLIDLHEKSWALYSQLGEQGSRPLFWSYLNGYYQLNPVPPAKNDNTHFSEYGATRVAQLVAQSVKEQNLPLASHLSRAPFDGKYLFDLPVVLEPMFKKDTFNIVKYGAVADGQALNTEAFRKAVDACAVNGGTVLVPRGLWLTGPIVLKNNVNLHLATGALVQFTADRSQYPLIKTTWEGEEAIRSQAPISGVDLTNIAITGNGIFDGAGDAWRPVKKNKLNETQWQKLVASGGVLSDKKDYWYPSAGSLKGNLLATAGTPRKSLDPKDFDDIRDFLRPNMLSLTRCKQILLEGFTIQNSPAWTIHPLLCENITLRNVTAKNPWYGQNTDALDLESCRTGVVEGCTFDVGDDGICIKSGRDEQGRKRGVPTENFIVRDTKVYHAHGGFVIGSEMSGGARNLYVYNCTFMGTDVGLRFKTARGRGGVVENIFVDGVDMTDIAGEAILFDMYYAAKDPVPLAGESTAPPVIAAQPLNEGTPQFKGFRIRNVTCKGATTGILVRGLPEMSIKDISIENAVLESKKGLVCQEAENIRLKNVTLLSTETAPVMEVQNSHNIALDGIHYTKGAELLLRVTGDRSKDIRLTNTNIKLAKKDVELGQKVAKKAVVFAKR from the coding sequence ATGAAATCAACGTTGGTATTACTGCTGGCTGGGCTGGCGGCTTTCCTCATGCTGGCCTTTGGGCCGGCGGCCGAGCCGAAAACGCAGATTTTCCTGGTGGGCGACTCCACCATGGCCGACAAGGCCGACCTCACCAAGCCCGAGCGTGGCTGGGGCATGGAATTCGGCCAGTATTTTGACGGCGGCGTGGTTATCCGCAACACCGCCGTGAACGGGCGCAGCACCAAAAGCTTCCTGCGCGAAGGCCGTTGGGCCAAGGTGCTCCAGGACCTCAAGCCCGGCGACTGGGTGTTCATTCAGTTTGGGCACAACGACTCCAAAGTGGAAGACAGCACCCGCTCGGCCCCGGCCCAGACGCTGTACCGCCAGCTCCTCACCAAGTTTGTGCAGGAAGCCAAGCAAAAAGGCGCTAACCCCGTGCTGCTCACGCCCGTGGGCCGCCGCTTCTTCGACGAGGCCGGCAAGCGCAAGGACGACCACGGCGAATACCCCGGCGTGGTGCGCGAGGTGGCCAAGGCCCAGAAAGTGCCGCTGATTGACTTGCACGAAAAAAGCTGGGCCCTGTACTCGCAGCTCGGCGAGCAGGGGTCGCGGCCGCTGTTCTGGTCGTACCTCAACGGCTACTACCAGCTCAACCCGGTGCCGCCCGCCAAGAACGACAACACCCACTTTTCGGAGTATGGCGCCACCCGCGTGGCCCAACTCGTGGCCCAGAGCGTGAAGGAGCAGAACCTGCCCCTGGCCAGCCACCTGAGCCGCGCGCCCTTCGACGGCAAGTACCTGTTTGACCTGCCCGTGGTGCTGGAGCCGATGTTTAAAAAGGACACCTTTAACATCGTGAAATACGGCGCCGTGGCCGACGGCCAGGCCCTGAACACCGAAGCCTTCCGCAAAGCCGTTGATGCGTGTGCGGTAAATGGCGGCACGGTGCTGGTGCCCCGCGGCCTCTGGCTCACCGGCCCCATCGTGCTGAAAAACAACGTGAACCTGCACCTGGCCACCGGTGCGCTGGTGCAGTTCACGGCCGACCGCAGCCAGTACCCGCTCATTAAAACCACCTGGGAAGGGGAGGAGGCCATTCGCAGCCAGGCCCCCATTTCGGGCGTGGACTTGACCAACATCGCCATCACCGGCAACGGCATCTTCGACGGGGCCGGCGACGCCTGGCGGCCCGTCAAGAAAAACAAACTCAACGAAACGCAGTGGCAGAAGCTGGTGGCCTCGGGCGGCGTGCTCTCCGATAAGAAAGACTACTGGTACCCTTCGGCCGGGTCCCTGAAAGGAAACCTGCTGGCTACGGCCGGCACGCCCCGCAAGAGCCTTGACCCGAAAGACTTCGACGACATCCGCGACTTCCTGCGGCCCAACATGCTGAGCCTAACGCGCTGCAAGCAGATTCTGCTGGAGGGCTTCACCATCCAGAATTCCCCGGCCTGGACCATTCACCCGCTGCTGTGTGAAAACATCACGCTGCGCAACGTGACGGCCAAGAACCCCTGGTATGGCCAGAACACCGACGCGCTGGACCTGGAATCCTGCCGCACGGGCGTGGTAGAAGGCTGCACATTTGACGTGGGCGACGACGGCATCTGCATCAAGAGCGGCCGTGACGAGCAGGGTCGCAAGCGCGGCGTGCCTACCGAAAACTTCATCGTGCGCGACACGAAAGTGTATCACGCCCACGGCGGCTTCGTGATTGGTTCCGAAATGTCGGGCGGCGCCCGCAACCTGTACGTGTACAACTGCACCTTCATGGGCACCGACGTGGGCCTGCGCTTCAAGACGGCCCGCGGCCGCGGCGGCGTGGTCGAGAACATCTTCGTCGATGGCGTGGACATGACCGACATTGCCGGCGAGGCCATTCTGTTCGACATGTATTACGCCGCCAAGGACCCCGTGCCGCTGGCCGGCGAAAGCACCGCGCCGCCCGTGATAGCCGCGCAGCCGCTAAACGAGGGCACGCCCCAGTTTAAGGGCTTCCGCATCCGCAACGTGACGTGCAAGGGTGCCACGACCGGCATCTTGGTGCGCGGCCTGCCCGAGATGAGCATCAAGGATATCAGCATTGAAAACGCGGTGCTGGAAAGCAAAAAAGGCCTGGTGTGCCAGGAGGCCGAGAACATCCGCCTGAAAAACGTGACGCTGCTCTCGACTGAAACCGCCCCCGTGATGGAAGTGCAAAACAGCCACAACATCGCGCTGGACGGCATCCACTACACCAAGGGCGCCGAACTGCTGCTGCGTGTGACCGGCGACCGCAGCAAAGACATCCGCTTGACCAACACTAATATCAAGCTGGCGAAAAAAGACGTGGAGCTGGGCCAGAAAGTGGCCAAGAAAGCGGTGGTTTTTGCTAAGCGTTAA
- a CDS encoding TonB-dependent receptor plug domain-containing protein: MKLVRVQKGMLAALLAVGVVLTAFRQRPAEEGLMERIARQVGEFYAAARGEKAYLHLDRPVYGTGETIWFSAYVVDASRHQLDSLNQVLHVDLVSPEHKVVARRTLLLQGGRASGDLDVADSLAAGTYVLRAYTNWMRNAGDNFVYSRRLSIWPASPIGPQEPSAETTAARKPKGGSAAAGKPDVQFFPEGGYLVEGLPGVVACKATDASGRGIAVRGQILTAQNAVVTTYSSRHAGMGRFALVPAAGQRYHARITLPDGSTADYPLPVPQPSGYTLHVVENGPDFLVEARYRGAAGAPAPGPVHLLTQVRGVVAYPAARPLVGDAPAVWRMPKKNYPNGIVHFTLFDAQGTPRCERLAFVQNGPAALKVTITPDQPTYGAHAPVQLTVRVADAAGLPVQTNLSVAVSDAGLSALDPNAETIASNLLLTSDLVGYVDTPGYYFREQSAATAQALDDLLLTQGWRRFVWKDVLAGKPAPVVFLPEQNISLTGQVVSAQGNRPIANSQLTFLQTRPTKNVATATTDANGRFTFSAFTLRDTAVITLQARRSQGGSNVLIRPDAGPMPSTQPLPALPSLATAPAGVAAFVRRSRQAQAADLDLHPEKAVRNINLSNVSVTAKRETVPRDDPRRLYGATGGTVIDFANMPEAKSGMSVLQLLQGRVAGLTISGNPPNMTAQIRGAGTPLFILDGQKVDIDFISSLQSSDIESVEVFKGIEAAIFGGSGGAIAIYTKRANPKYKGGDSAPSPGIATVKVPGFYQAREFYQPRYNALLTNPPADPRTSTLYWNPIVRTNARGEAELHFFTADGSGTFQAVAEGLSLGGLPAQGTGTMVVRGK, encoded by the coding sequence ATGAAATTAGTGCGCGTGCAAAAAGGAATGCTGGCGGCCCTGCTGGCCGTTGGAGTGGTGCTCACCGCCTTTCGCCAGCGGCCCGCTGAGGAAGGCCTGATGGAGCGCATCGCGCGCCAGGTAGGCGAATTCTACGCAGCCGCCCGGGGTGAAAAGGCCTACCTCCACCTCGACCGCCCGGTGTACGGCACCGGCGAAACCATCTGGTTCAGCGCTTATGTCGTCGATGCCTCGCGGCACCAGCTCGATTCCCTTAATCAGGTGCTGCACGTCGACCTGGTCTCGCCCGAGCACAAGGTGGTGGCCCGCCGCACCCTGCTGCTGCAAGGCGGCCGCGCCAGCGGCGACCTCGACGTTGCCGATTCGCTGGCCGCCGGCACCTACGTGCTGCGCGCCTACACCAACTGGATGCGCAACGCCGGCGATAATTTCGTGTACAGCCGCCGCCTGAGCATCTGGCCCGCCTCGCCCATTGGCCCCCAGGAACCCAGCGCCGAAACCACTGCGGCCCGCAAACCCAAAGGCGGCAGCGCCGCCGCCGGCAAACCCGACGTGCAGTTTTTCCCCGAAGGCGGCTACCTCGTGGAAGGCTTGCCGGGCGTGGTGGCCTGCAAAGCCACCGACGCCAGCGGCCGGGGCATTGCCGTGCGCGGCCAGATTCTAACCGCGCAAAACGCCGTGGTGACCACCTACAGCAGCCGCCACGCCGGCATGGGCCGCTTTGCCCTGGTGCCCGCCGCGGGCCAGCGCTACCACGCTCGCATCACGCTGCCCGACGGCAGCACCGCCGACTATCCCTTGCCCGTGCCGCAGCCCAGCGGCTACACCCTGCACGTGGTAGAAAACGGCCCGGACTTCCTGGTAGAGGCCCGCTACCGGGGCGCGGCCGGGGCTCCCGCGCCCGGCCCTGTGCACCTACTCACGCAAGTGCGGGGCGTGGTGGCCTACCCGGCGGCGCGCCCGCTGGTGGGCGATGCCCCGGCGGTATGGCGCATGCCAAAGAAGAACTACCCCAATGGCATTGTGCACTTCACCTTGTTTGATGCCCAGGGCACGCCGCGCTGCGAGCGGCTGGCCTTTGTGCAAAACGGCCCGGCCGCGCTGAAAGTCACCATCACCCCCGACCAGCCCACCTACGGGGCCCACGCGCCGGTGCAACTCACCGTGCGCGTAGCCGATGCGGCGGGCCTGCCGGTGCAAACCAACCTGTCGGTGGCCGTGAGCGATGCCGGGTTGAGCGCCCTCGACCCCAACGCCGAAACCATTGCCTCGAATCTGCTGCTGACTTCTGACCTGGTGGGCTACGTCGACACCCCCGGCTACTACTTCCGGGAGCAGTCGGCCGCCACGGCCCAGGCCCTCGACGACCTGCTGCTGACGCAGGGCTGGCGGCGGTTTGTGTGGAAGGACGTGCTGGCCGGCAAGCCCGCGCCCGTTGTGTTCTTGCCCGAGCAAAACATCTCCCTCACCGGGCAGGTGGTGAGCGCGCAGGGCAACCGCCCCATTGCCAACAGCCAGCTCACGTTCCTGCAAACGCGGCCGACCAAAAACGTGGCCACGGCTACCACTGACGCCAACGGCCGCTTCACGTTCTCGGCGTTCACGCTGCGCGATACGGCCGTGATTACCCTGCAGGCGCGGCGCTCGCAGGGCGGTTCCAACGTCCTCATCCGGCCCGATGCCGGCCCGATGCCGAGCACGCAGCCCTTACCCGCGCTGCCGTCGTTGGCCACGGCACCCGCCGGCGTGGCCGCCTTTGTGCGCCGCAGCCGCCAGGCCCAGGCCGCCGACCTGGACCTGCACCCCGAAAAAGCCGTGCGCAACATCAACCTGAGCAACGTGTCGGTGACGGCCAAGCGGGAAACCGTGCCGCGCGACGACCCGCGCCGCCTCTACGGGGCCACCGGGGGCACAGTGATTGATTTTGCCAACATGCCGGAGGCGAAATCGGGCATGTCGGTGCTGCAGCTGCTGCAGGGGCGTGTGGCCGGCCTCACCATCAGTGGCAACCCGCCGAACATGACGGCGCAAATCCGGGGGGCGGGCACGCCGCTATTTATCCTCGACGGACAAAAGGTGGACATCGACTTTATCAGCTCGCTGCAGTCTTCCGACATTGAATCGGTGGAAGTTTTCAAGGGCATCGAAGCGGCCATCTTTGGTGGCAGCGGCGGCGCCATTGCCATCTACACCAAGCGCGCCAACCCCAAGTACAAGGGGGGCGATTCGGCTCCATCGCCCGGCATTGCGACCGTGAAGGTGCCAGGCTTCTACCAGGCCCGCGAGTTTTACCAGCCCCGCTACAACGCCCTGCTCACCAACCCACCCGCCGACCCGCGCACCAGCACCCTGTACTGGAACCCCATCGTGCGGACCAATGCGCGCGGCGAGGCCGAACTGCACTTCTTCACCGCCGATGGCAGCGGCACTTTCCAGGCAGTGGCCGAGGGCCTCAGCCTGGGCGGGCTGCCGGCCCAGGGCACGGGCACGATGGTGGTTCGGGGGAAATAG